aataaataaataaataatagaaaTGGCATTGATCATGTTGCAGGAGAGAGAAGCCAAgtctgcaaataattttttcctatAAGCTTGTCATACGTTAGCCTggcaaggtttgacctgacattgAGCCAGTTTGGTcagacaaaaagagaagagaacgATATGTACACTTcagactctttttttttttgacagacaGTGACACTTTAAGAAGTGTCTTCTCAATTATCTAATGAAATAAAGCACGTGACTTCTGTATGACTGTTGGCAGGATAGAGTAGCGTATTTACGTTTAACGTAGACGAGATACATGAGCTGCAAATGAAAGCAAATCAAAGTGCATTACAGCCATTACATTAAAAGTCCACCTTcatgtttgtctttcttaagtgaaaatatatttaatGTTTCATgtcataactgaagagcccagtcaaTATGTCCAGTATCATTTGCCAGTCCAACCCTCAAATTTGGCGGACAAATGTCCAATgaccggcgctaatttgcaggcttggaTGCTGTGATCAGAGAATGATAAAAGTTCATCTGTGTGCACCGTTTTGGTTTGCCTTGATTGAAAACATACATAGTAGAATTTTAGAAACAATTAGCATTTCACAGGTcacatttatttgtttgttattttctaTTTATCAGGACCACGCCCTACACCCCTTACCAACCTGAACTGGCACAAGGTCGATTGGAGTCCCTGTTGAATTTCCAGACAATGGTCAGTGATTTGACAGGTTTAGATATTGCAAATGCGTCACTTCTGGATGAAGCAACATCCGCTGCTGAAGCAATGGCTCTGTGTTACAGGTTTGTTTTATGAGAATGATTTTATTTTCCACTCTTGAGgcttacagtttttttttgttgcatgGTGTAACAGCCCTTGTCAGCAGTACAACATGATTGTCTCAATAACCAAACTCAAAAGCAAAAGACTAAACAAAAAGTGTCTTAGGTGTTGAAGCAAgttttgtattattttgttactgTACTTTGGTCAAGTGTTTTGGATAAATTTACTACAACTTATGAAAACTGTGACATTTCATCATTTTTGTAATCAATTACTTGTAATTAAGCCAATGTAATTACCTTAGCAGTGAGAGGTCCTAAGCTGTCATTTACTGTGCTGTAGCAATCTATATTGGTTTGGTGTTAAAATACTCTATTTATATATAAGTGAATGCATGAAATTtgtgtatttgaactgtggattgaaatgaattttcagtgtatgatcccTGCAGTAACTGTTATGAATGTTAAATAGTAACTAGAAGGACCTGAAAACTTCAGGCTACTACTTAAGTAGTGCTCGTTAAACTGCGTGGATGATAACCTGAAACTTAAAATAGTGTGGTTCaatttgaaaattaatattgaaggCAGAAAGGAAGAAATTGCTTAGAATAAGTGTCAAAGTGTTTATGAAAATGTCAGTGTCTTATGAATGCACATGGGGAGCAAAGACCCTCTTATGTTTTTTATGTGTATGACTTTGTATAGATACAACAAGAAGCCAAAGTTCTTAGTGGATAAGAACTGTCATCCACAAACTATCTCGGTCATAGAAACAAGGGCAAGGTCAGATCACTTTATATTATCTTTATTATTTGgatttattatcatcattatgtatttatcattttgttatttatatttatcattattatattattgttaaaattattcaaaaatatttttgtttgagatCTCTTGATGCAGTTTGATATAATGTTAGTGAAGAGAGTGCTCTGGCGTCATGACTGAGTTGTTAGAGTACCATATTATTTGGTGGTCCCTTACTCTCTGTcttttttgtgaatttgatgtttttgttctttttattataATAGCACTTTAGGTCCTGATGGTAATGGATTGGAAGTGATTGTTGGTGACTGCGCATCAATGGACTTCTCAAACCAGGATATCAGTGGTGTTTTGTTTCAGTATCCTGACACAAATGGAAACATTAATGACTTTTCAAAACTTGTGGCAAATGCCCACAATGCCAAGGTGATAACACACAGCCATGGCTACAATTAGTTATTATTTGAGTAGTAGAGAGAAGAACCCTTGTAGTGGTGTGATTTGTCATCACTCTAGTAATCATGCTACAacaagatttttcttttatttaatatCATTATATTTAAgctaatattgttttatttaatctaATATTGTAACCACAGACTGTGTGTACCTCCGCCCACCTCGATTAGCCTTTGCTATTTGTGGGGGGGACAACAGAGTATTTCAATAAAAGTTTAGAGCACCCAGCTCTATAATATCCTTTGCAGCCATCTTTTGGGGTGGCACACAACAGTTGTCAGTAAGAAAGCATAGACAGTATGGAAGCTGACTTTGAATCAGCAAAATTTAATATACTGTAGTAATAcatattttgaaatatcattctAACAATGCATGTGTAATGCGAGTAGGGTTATTAACCTGAACATGACTTTGTCAGTTTGTAGAGATTTTGTTTCAGATAAAACCCTTGGTGAACATTGCAATGTATTATAAAATAACACTGGTGATCTTCATATTTAGGCCCTTGCAGTTTGTTCAACTGATCTTCTTGCATTGACAATATTGAAGCCTCCTGGTGAGTTTGGTTGTGATGTTGCGGTTGGATGTGCACAAAGATTTGGTGTTCCTTGTGGTGAGTtgttaaaaagagaaattagtCAATGGATGcatggagatatggaatttgtCTTCGAGTGTTGAACTTGATATCTGCAAGGGAGCACactgaatgaaaattaattccAGTTCCTGATGGAACAAGATATCTTTAAATTGAAAGTCTGAAATTGGCCagtaaaatgaaacattttggaAGAGCCATCCTTTTTTTTATCAGACCAACAACTGGAGAACTGGGCATGAGTATGCCCTTGCAGGGTGCTACCATGGCAACCCAGCTTCTGCTATTTTCAAGGCACTTTTCAACACAACCATGATATAAAACCACCTTTAAAAAATTAGCGGTACCCAGTTATACCTATGCAATGCAAAAGCTTATAGGATATCACTCTTCCACTCCTATCATAATGTAGGGTTCTCTGCTAGCTAACATTTACTTAATGTCATAATTATAGTCTTTCTTGTTTGCCAGGTTATGGAGGTCCTCATGCTGGGTTCTTTGCTGTGCGTGACATTGGAAACCTGAAGAGGTTGATGCCAGGCAGAATGGTGGGAGTTACAAGGTATTAGCATCTGAAATCCAATCTTTCTTGAAGACCTCTGAGGACTAAAGCCAATCCTGCTTTCTTCGTTCTCAATCCTTCATTTCTTTGACTTGTTAAAATGATACTTTTGGTTACTTAATAACACATGTAACTTTGTTGGTTGACATTTGCAGAGATGCTCAAGGGAGGCCATGCTACCGCTTAGCTCTTCAGACACGTGAGCAACACATCAGGCGAGACAAGGCAACCAGCAATATCTGTACAGCACAGGTAACAATATGTGATTTGAGCAAGATTTTTTGTTTGTGATTATTAGTCAAGAGGACAGATACACTTCAATGGTTGCAActtatgaaaaattaatgagTTATGACTCCTTTAAAAGCACATCCTCCTGATTGTCATCTCTAGAAGATCATAAGTGTTTGTTGAAGTTTGTATTTTGTTGTATGGGGAACGAGTTAAGAGGCAATTAACTCCCACAATGTGCTTGCTTTTAATGCCTGCCATTACAGTGAATTTGACCTACAGTTCCTTTATTGGTTTTTAAGGCATTACTTGCCAATATATCAGCTATGTATGCTGTGTACCATGGACCAAAAGGCTTGAAAGACATCGCTCAGCGTGTTCATGATTCTACACTTTTGTTAGCTGAAGGTAAGTTGgtactttatttttttattatcagcAATCAGAATCAaattgatgaaaagaaaaatattgttaataattatttggctTTCAgatggttgttttttttttcactttatagGACTGAAACGGGCAGGTCACATACTGCAAAATGATTTGTTTTTTGACTCATTGaaggtaacaataataattattattttgtataaGCTAGATTGCACTTTGTAAGATAacttttcatgaatattaaaagCTATTAAATTTTATTGGACATTCTTCACATAGGTGGTAAGATCATTAGCAAAAGCATTAAGTTTTACCTTCCTGCTTTCCTTTTGAGGTTTCATCTGGCACTGGTGATGTTTCAGACATTCTAGAGAGAGCTCAGCAACGACAGATCAATTTGAGAAAGTTTGATAACAAAACGGTAAAATGTAGCTTTTGGTTGACATATTGCTGTTTGCATAACAAGTTGAACTTTTCTGTTTTCTGTCACtgatttttgtcattttgtgttGAAGGTTGGTGTTTCTCTGGATGAAACAGTCAAAGAGAAAGACTTGGTTGATTTGTTGTGGGTGTTTGGTTGTGAAAGTTCAACTGTAAGTAGTATGATTGCCTGTTTGAATTCGATCCTTGCTGGGCTACCACTGTACTGTAGTTGCAGCTAGCTGTTTACTGACTGGTTTTCAGTCAATCATCTGTTCTTAGGTTGTAAACATAGTATAGATTGCCTCACAAACTTGCTACGATTCTCTTAATTTTCTTTATAGTAGTCAGCAATAGAATGAGCAAGCTGTTTGAGTGAAATAGAGCAGAATTAGACATTTTACCGCCGCAAGGATCTTATATTAGTTAATAACTTTAGGATCATAGCTGCTCAgttctgtttctttttctttctttttttttttggtatggATATGATAAATAGTTCATGTACTACTATTTTCAGGACTCACTGGCTGCTAACATGGATCAAATTCCCTATAGCAGTATTCTTAGAAGTCCATTCAAGAGAGACAGTGACTATTTGACTCATCCTGTGTTCAACAGTCACCACTCGGAAACAAACATAATTCGTTACATGAAGCTCCTGGAGAACAAAGACCTTTCCTTGTGCCATTCTATGATCCCATTGGTAGGTTGCACTCACTAACACTTACATGTTGCGATAGGAAGGGCCAAATGGGTGACAAGCCATGCTTAGTATCAAAATATTCATAACAATAAGTATAAATTATTTATACTATTTGTTATACTTGGGTATTATTGTCATCACAATCACTATTTTGTAAATTACTGAAAGTGAGTCTATTGTTGAACCTTTGCTTTTATTAATTTGAGGCTGCAAGAGTTCTCTTTCAGTTGCTGTCTTAACTAGTTACCAGTTGACcctttgattgtttttttttttaatattatttcatAAGGATTGGcttttagttttttgtttttagataCACTTCTCCTTGAGACCTACACAGCCCATTTTGTTGAATAAGTTTTGTTGTCTTGTTTTCAGGGTTCTTGCACCATGAAATTGAATGCCACAACTGAAATGATAGTAAGTAAAATCTAATCTGCTGCAGTGAGGGTAGCAGGATTGGCACAATCTTGAAAGCTCTCCTCCAGCTTGATTGTTCAGTGTCATGAGGGTTAAGGTTGCTTCTCCTCCTCTGTACTCTGCTCCCATCATTTTTTCTCTCaacttgtacatttttattctttctcatcaatagactattttcTAGTTGTGTGCTTAATTgcctggtctttgaaaaatagtgaggctggagttgagcTAGTTTTGATAGAAACTTCCCTGTCTTtgtcatgttaatgatgctgttatcatgctaattagtaagaTTTTACACAAGAGAAGCAACCAGGTGACTATTAAAAGAgtgtcaactccagcctcacttttattcCAAGGCCCTGTAACTAAATATgcaactgtgaaatggtctattggaataattattgatttgacAGTTCCTAAATTTAATTGGCTCAGCAGATGACTCACTACCATCctttgtgaatagccaatggaTTTACAGCTTATTGGTGGAACGGATTTCCAAACCTCAAAACCAGGGTATATTAAGAGTgatgataacaaaaaaatgttatCTTCTTTTCTCTGCAGCCAGTCACCTGGCCTAAGTTTGCCCATATTCACCCTTTTGCACCTGTTGAGCAGGCAAAAGGCTACCAACGTCTTTGCAAGGATTTGGAGAAAGATTTATGTGAGATTACTGGATTTGATGCTGTGTCTTTCCAGCCCAACAGGTAAGGATTTCTCACTTATTATTTCAAGAAACAACAGTGGTTGAACCACCCTTTTCAGTGAATAATTTCTCTGCTGTACTTGTGTACTTATTGTGGTATATCAGAACAAGGTATTTCGTGATTGTCAGCTCAAATTCCATTTGATTGCATATTGGCTTAGACTTTTTTACTTAATTCTTTGCACAAGCTAATCATAagctaatattattgtttcttgCAGTGGAGCACAAGGGGAATATGCAGGTCTTAGAGCAATCAGAGCTTATCATGAACACAATGGCAATGGCCACAGAAAGGTACATTAATCCTTTATCtgtcctcttttttttttctttttgcctcCCAATCTTTGTTGTAAGTGTAGCAGTATTGTGGTTGTGTAGGCAGACTCTGGAATATGGGTTTGAGACGTGGGCCTGTCACTGCATTGTATCCTTAGATGAGACACTGTTCTACCTTGCCGCTCTCCACCCACCCAAAATGGTTACTGGTGACAGACTGCTAGTGGTTGCCTTCAATGCACTTTGCATTCTGTCCAGTAGTGATGGACTTGCATCCAATACCATAACAACACTCAGTTGCTTTGTGCCACGCAAACCAGGATAAGCTCTGGCAGTGCTCTGGGCCTTTGTGTAATAATAACTGAAAAGTATTTCTCATTCTGTTTCCTGAAGGTTTGTCTTATCCCTGTTTCTGCACATGGTACAAATCCTGCCAGTGCACAGATGGCTGGCTATCAAGTTCAGGTCATCAAAGTGGAAAGCAATGGATATGTCAGTATGACAGATTTAAACCGGCAGGTATGCTAAATCTGCATTTTCGCAGAGGATGTTGATGTTTAGTGCTACTTGGCAGTGGTGATCATCATTAATTTCTATCTTCCAGCTTTAACAAGTAGTAAACAagataataatatcattatcaATTTAACCAGATGGCTGTTTCACAAGGGCCAAACCAGAGGCTACCTAGAACTCCAGTTAGTTTTTACAAGGGGTATTGACCCTTGATACAAACAGTTTAAGTTACCCATTGAGCATGGGATGGATAAATCATACAATGACCTTTCCataagtttcttttatgttcTCGACATTGTAGCTTCTGACCACTGGAGGCTGGTTGATTGAAGCACCTCAATAATAATTCTACTGTTGGGGGCTATTTTATCTTAGTTACTGGAAAAGACAGTTCCACTCTTATCTCAATAGGTGGAAAAACACAGCAAAGAACTGGCAGCCATTATGATCACATATCCATCCACCAATGGTATCTTTGAAGAAGGAATCAGGTAAAACTAATCACAAGTCATTTATCACAGAAAAGATTTGGCTACCTTGTCAATGCACTGAAGTTCATGAAATACTGTAAGAATAACAAGGCAAATGATATAAAACTGCTCAGGCAGGCAGTTTTAAACAATATAATGCTAAACAATATAATGTGGCCAAAACCTGTCAGTTTTCACAATGTTACGTATTAAAACAACCCAGCGTTGGACTTTAATTGAATATTTGATGAATAATCAGCAGACTGTTAAGATATATAATTATTCAGACTTTGAAATGTCTGGTATTGCAGAAATAAACAGTGAGCTGTAAACCTCCATGGTGGTGACATTGGCcatattcattttttttgttaatgttgTACCCTAAAATGCATATCTTACATGAAACATGATAGTACAatactgctttttttttttgtatctccACTCAGGGAAATTTGTGACTTGATTCATGAACATGGTGGACAAGTATATCTGGATGGTGCTAATTTGAATGCACAGGTTTGTTGAAGCTTACCTGTATGACAAACATCTCTCTTggcaaaatggccaccaaatgCCTTATTGGATTGTCAAGATTTAAAATTGACAGCTTGTTTGATTCCTAAATTCTTACCATCACATGTAGATGACCTTTagtatatattttatttttttgaaccTCGGTCATATTACAGTAACTATGAGAGTAAAGCAAGTTGACCCATTGCTGTAACTGTTTTTTGTCAGGTTGGGTTGTGTCGGCCAGCAGACTATGGGGCAGATGTAATGCACACTAATCTACACAAAACCTTTTGTATTCCCCATGGAGGAGGAGGACCTGGAATGGGTCCCATTGGAGTGTGAGTAACACTTTGTCATGACAATATTATTAGTGTGTCTGAGCTGTGAATTCTACTTTTGACTTCAGCTGGATGTAAATTCAACCAACTCTTCTTACTTATGGTCTTTTAGGAAGAAACACTTGATACCATTCTTGCCATCTCACCCTGTGGTATCTCCTGGAAATACTGCTGATGAAGGTGCTCATCCCTTTGGAGTTGTTTCAGCAGCTCCTTTTGGCTCCAGTGCTATTCTTCCTATCTCCTGGTCTTACATCAAGCTCATGGGACCCAATGGTCTTGCTCATGCAACAAAGGTTAGCAAACATTGCAGAATGTGAGAGGGAATTTACTTCTCCATCTGTTAATGGTCTTGAGAAGGATTTTTATTTGACTTATTTCAACAACCTTAGCTGAATTCAATATGCGAAGAGAACACAATTtgtcaaaattattatttcttcttATGATGTCAGCTAGACAATTAGATTCAATTGAGGTAACCATCCTGTTCCTCAAAGCAATTTGAAGTCTGTCAATTTTCCTTGCTTAGCATCTCTAACAGGAGTAAAAAATTTAATGTCCCTTGTTATTTTCATCTTTATCTCTTACGTTGTCATATGTAGGAAAGAATGACTGGAGCACACTCGTACTCTTGGAAGACATTCTTCATTCCCTTGATatatcatttcattcattttgtagATTGCCATTTTGAATGCAAACTACATGGCTGCTAGACTGCAAGACTTTTATGACGTGTTGTTTATTGGAAATGATGGTAAGAGCATCAAACTGTCCTTGAGAAGCCAGAGTTGCACTCAGCTATTGCCTCATGCAACTCTTGCACCTCTCTATTGCTTAGCAACCTCTGTGTGCACCCATAACTTTACAGACGCACACTAACCACGAACCAGTTGTTGAGTATACAGCTCCTCCTAATTGAGTGTGTAACTATCATGTTTGATTAATTCACGTAACT
This window of the Acropora muricata isolate sample 2 chromosome 14, ASM3666990v1, whole genome shotgun sequence genome carries:
- the LOC136899181 gene encoding glycine dehydrogenase (decarboxylating), mitochondrial-like: MYRSAVKACRPIATINSWKKNFLMNSQSRALSISIPFSRCSSSSIQKFSLEQIAPPKDAFMRRHIGPDAVEESEMLRTLNLQSIDELIDQTLPPSIKFTKDLAIDEALSETDMLQKLEQIAEQNAVWRSYIGVGYYNCHMPKPILRNILENPGWTTPYTPYQPELAQGRLESLLNFQTMVSDLTGLDIANASLLDEATSAAEAMALCYRYNKKPKFLVDKNCHPQTISVIETRASTLGPDGNGLEVIVGDCASMDFSNQDISGVLFQYPDTNGNINDFSKLVANAHNAKALAVCSTDLLALTILKPPGEFGCDVAVGCAQRFGVPCGYGGPHAGFFAVRDIGNLKRLMPGRMVGVTRDAQGRPCYRLALQTREQHIRRDKATSNICTAQALLANISAMYAVYHGPKGLKDIAQRVHDSTLLLAEGLKRAGHILQNDLFFDSLKVSSGTGDVSDILERAQQRQINLRKFDNKTVGVSLDETVKEKDLVDLLWVFGCESSTDSLAANMDQIPYSSILRSPFKRDSDYLTHPVFNSHHSETNIIRYMKLLENKDLSLCHSMIPLGSCTMKLNATTEMIPVTWPKFAHIHPFAPVEQAKGYQRLCKDLEKDLCEITGFDAVSFQPNSGAQGEYAGLRAIRAYHEHNGNGHRKVCLIPVSAHGTNPASAQMAGYQVQVIKVESNGYVSMTDLNRQVEKHSKELAAIMITYPSTNGIFEEGIREICDLIHEHGGQVYLDGANLNAQVGLCRPADYGADVMHTNLHKTFCIPHGGGGPGMGPIGVKKHLIPFLPSHPVVSPGNTADEGAHPFGVVSAAPFGSSAILPISWSYIKLMGPNGLAHATKIAILNANYMAARLQDFYDVLFIGNDGRCAHEFIIDAKDFKKTAGIEAIDIAKRLQDYGFHAPTVSWPVSTALMIEPTESESKAELDRLCDSLISIRQEIRDIQEGLMDRTNNPLKNAPHTQDVVSSEVWNRPYSREVAAFPAPWLKGNGKFWPTCSRVDDKYGDQQLVCTCPPLESYDYDKTESFA